One window from the genome of Cottoperca gobio chromosome 15, fCotGob3.1, whole genome shotgun sequence encodes:
- the LOC115020314 gene encoding ankyrin repeat domain-containing protein 1-like, giving the protein MESCGYVVVALGLAGLYKRLRLRLQAQDTVSDSEHHSSRPVDLPPDTLHIQEKMGLHSVEELVSGKRSEGKEAADFQGGVYEAAVEQEKQDDRRSHREVGGALSEESDSGSEQEEVSVAALNMDKSGRLKLETVDDLFNILQLTKRRRERKTPVKRRQPEPDIVPETVDEQLFLTAAMENKVPVVEKYLSDGGNPNAADHVSVTQ; this is encoded by the exons ATGGAGTCATGTGGATACGTGGTCGTGGCTTT AGGTTTGGCAGGGCTATATAAGAGGCTGAGGCTCCGGCTGCAGGCACAAGACACAGTGAGCGACTCTGAGCATCACAGCAGCAGACCAGTGGACTTACCTCCAGATACACTTCACATCCAAGAGAAGATGGGACTGCACAGCGTCGAGGAACTG gTGTCCGGGAAGAGGTCAGAGGGCAAAGAGGCGGCCGACTTCCAAGGGGGCGTGTACGAGGCGGCGGTGGAGCAGGAGAAGCAGGATGACCGCAGGTCGCACAGGGAGGTGGGCGGAGCTCTGTCGGAGGAGAGCGACAGCGGCAGCGAGCAGGAGGAAGTCAGTGTGGCAGCTCTCAAT ATGGATAAAAGCGGCAGGCTGAAGTTAGAGACGGTGGACGACCTGTTCAACATCCTGCAGCTGACGAAGAGAAGACGGGAGAGGAAGACTCCTGTCAAGAGAAGACAGCCGGAGCCTGACATCGTG CCAGAGACTGTGGACGAGCAGCTGTTTCTGACAGCAGCCATGGAGAACAAAGTGCCAGTGGTGGAGAAGTACCTGAGTGATGGAGGAAACCCCAACGCAGCCGACCACGTGAGTGTCACACAGTAA